A single genomic interval of Alistipes provencensis harbors:
- a CDS encoding DUF5107 domain-containing protein, with amino-acid sequence MKKTKFALGLLAVLLCGSAGARNGEVKMREGTITLPAYRVNAPEKAPLFERDFAYQRARRGVYPYAMNDNPTNEKADTTYRALFLENDYLEVCVLPDIGGRLFYATDKTNGYEIFYRQHVIKPANVGMLGAWISGGVEWNVFHHHRATSQYPIDYKLVDNGDGSKTIWVGEIEKRHRMSWAIGMTLYPDRSYIEVTGRFFNNSPDRNSMLHWNNVATHANENYQIVFPENTEFGTFHHKNSFMRWPVPDAPYCGNPDYIGKDVSYWKNLPALMGGSVFVYDLQDDFIGGYDYGKNAGTMLAGNRHINKGGKFWTWGHMNYGHEWDCKTLTDEDGAYVELMTAAYSDNQPDYCWLNPYETKEFTAYWYGIRDLKHVNRGNEHATVNMEVGADGRLHLAANVTRIRPDARIVVRRGGKTLYETTALIAPGKPFAADTKVPAEEVAEPSEVTMYLYDSEGSELISYHPYKLDRTKPMPDPVVPLNPDPKSVENTEELYYLGMRNLQFHNAHVDPNDYFFEVVRRDPGDVRANTQLGIHYRKQGDFARAKKHLRTALKRQTANQTRVSDGESMYNLGLILKAEGRYADAVDTLYRAAWDYEYASAAYFQLAQISSLTGDSGRALQEARMAVAYNGMNLDARNLLTTLLRRSDRQEEAARTAADVVAFDPLNYYATYELVRLGKLPEETFTRLLRGVSESYLELALYYMNNGFGDETDDILARSESIAPYPTVEYYQAWRADARGDRTAAARLFAKAEAGSTDYVYPFRLETVAVYEKALKYMPGSANTWYYLGNLYFQKQPARAMECWKKAVEIRPDFAMALRNLGWGSFFFAGDCPAAAEWYRKAIEADREGNAIFLAECDEILERMNAPLQTRYELFAGREALYEKRYDSETKAIKQRILHGEYEEVLRPLLTRFYSRREHIEDLHDIYVDACLLSGLKARKNGDDRKALEYMLMMNEYPENHGYAHLEYYARDAQVYYNIGLAYERVGDRRSARKYFKMASQVEVRDADGIYNYEKALAMRKIDPKAPVGGMLRKIVETGEAGVTDYVQRFFESFGYGEYPEDVNARAYYMQGIGHKALGDETRAAECFRKALEQRNDHLWANYYLGNIR; translated from the coding sequence ATGAAAAAAACGAAATTCGCACTCGGCCTCCTCGCGGTGCTGCTCTGCGGCAGCGCCGGCGCCCGGAACGGCGAGGTGAAAATGCGCGAGGGAACCATCACGCTGCCCGCCTACCGGGTGAATGCGCCGGAAAAGGCGCCGCTTTTCGAACGCGACTTCGCCTACCAGCGGGCCCGGCGCGGCGTCTATCCCTACGCCATGAACGATAACCCGACCAACGAAAAGGCCGACACCACCTATCGGGCGTTGTTTCTGGAAAACGACTATCTGGAAGTGTGCGTACTCCCCGATATCGGCGGAAGACTCTTCTACGCCACGGACAAAACCAACGGCTACGAGATTTTCTACCGCCAGCATGTGATCAAACCCGCCAACGTCGGCATGCTCGGTGCATGGATCTCGGGCGGTGTCGAATGGAACGTCTTCCACCACCACCGCGCAACCAGCCAGTATCCGATCGACTACAAGCTGGTGGACAACGGCGACGGTTCGAAGACGATCTGGGTGGGCGAAATCGAGAAGCGCCACCGCATGTCGTGGGCTATCGGCATGACGCTCTATCCCGACCGCTCCTATATCGAGGTGACAGGCCGGTTCTTCAACAACAGTCCCGACCGGAACTCCATGCTGCACTGGAACAACGTCGCCACCCACGCCAACGAGAACTACCAGATCGTATTCCCGGAAAACACCGAATTCGGAACGTTCCACCACAAGAACAGCTTCATGCGCTGGCCTGTGCCCGACGCACCGTATTGCGGCAATCCGGACTACATCGGCAAGGACGTCAGCTACTGGAAAAATCTCCCGGCTCTGATGGGCGGATCGGTATTCGTCTATGACCTGCAGGACGACTTCATCGGCGGATACGACTACGGCAAGAACGCCGGCACGATGCTGGCCGGAAACCGCCACATCAACAAAGGCGGCAAATTCTGGACATGGGGCCACATGAACTACGGCCACGAGTGGGACTGCAAAACCCTCACCGATGAGGACGGAGCCTACGTCGAACTGATGACAGCCGCCTACTCGGACAACCAGCCCGACTACTGCTGGCTCAACCCCTACGAGACGAAGGAGTTCACGGCCTACTGGTACGGCATCCGCGACCTGAAGCACGTCAACCGCGGCAACGAACACGCCACGGTCAACATGGAGGTCGGCGCCGACGGACGGCTGCATCTGGCCGCCAACGTGACCCGCATCCGGCCCGACGCCCGCATCGTCGTGCGGCGCGGCGGCAAGACGCTCTACGAGACGACCGCCCTGATCGCTCCGGGCAAACCCTTCGCCGCCGACACGAAGGTCCCGGCCGAAGAGGTCGCCGAACCGTCGGAGGTAACCATGTACCTCTACGACTCGGAGGGCAGCGAGCTGATCAGCTACCACCCCTACAAGCTGGACCGCACCAAGCCCATGCCCGATCCCGTCGTGCCGCTGAACCCCGATCCGAAAAGCGTGGAGAACACCGAGGAGCTCTACTACCTCGGCATGCGGAATCTCCAGTTCCACAACGCCCACGTCGATCCGAACGACTATTTCTTCGAGGTCGTCCGCCGCGACCCGGGAGACGTGCGCGCCAACACGCAACTCGGCATCCACTACCGGAAGCAGGGCGATTTCGCCCGGGCCAAGAAGCACCTGCGGACCGCCCTCAAACGGCAGACCGCCAACCAGACCCGCGTCAGCGACGGGGAGTCGATGTACAACCTCGGCCTGATCCTGAAAGCGGAGGGCAGATACGCCGATGCCGTCGATACGCTGTACCGCGCGGCCTGGGACTACGAGTACGCCTCGGCGGCCTATTTCCAACTGGCGCAGATTTCGTCGCTCACGGGCGACAGCGGCCGGGCGCTTCAAGAGGCCCGGATGGCCGTCGCCTACAACGGCATGAACCTCGACGCGCGCAACCTGCTGACGACCCTGCTGCGCCGCTCCGACCGGCAGGAGGAGGCTGCCCGAACCGCCGCCGACGTCGTGGCGTTCGATCCGCTCAACTACTACGCGACCTACGAACTGGTCCGCTTGGGGAAACTCCCCGAGGAGACCTTCACACGGCTGCTGCGCGGCGTGAGCGAATCCTATCTGGAGCTGGCGCTCTACTACATGAACAACGGTTTCGGCGACGAGACGGACGACATCCTCGCCCGGAGCGAGTCGATAGCCCCTTACCCGACCGTGGAGTACTATCAGGCGTGGCGGGCCGACGCCCGGGGCGACCGCACGGCCGCCGCGAGACTCTTCGCCAAGGCCGAGGCCGGGAGCACGGATTACGTCTACCCGTTCCGGCTGGAGACGGTCGCCGTCTACGAAAAAGCCCTGAAATACATGCCCGGGAGCGCCAACACTTGGTATTATTTGGGCAACCTCTACTTCCAGAAGCAGCCCGCACGCGCCATGGAGTGCTGGAAAAAGGCCGTCGAGATACGTCCCGACTTCGCCATGGCCCTGCGCAACCTCGGCTGGGGCAGCTTCTTCTTCGCCGGAGACTGCCCGGCCGCAGCCGAATGGTACCGCAAGGCGATCGAAGCGGACCGCGAGGGCAACGCCATCTTCCTTGCCGAGTGCGACGAGATTCTGGAACGCATGAACGCTCCGCTGCAAACCCGCTACGAACTTTTCGCCGGCCGGGAGGCGCTCTATGAAAAGCGCTACGACTCGGAGACGAAGGCCATCAAGCAGCGCATTCTCCACGGCGAATACGAAGAGGTGCTCCGGCCGCTGCTCACGCGCTTTTACAGCCGCCGCGAGCATATCGAGGACCTGCACGACATCTATGTCGACGCCTGCCTGCTCTCGGGCCTCAAGGCCCGGAAGAACGGCGACGACCGCAAGGCCCTCGAATACATGCTGATGATGAACGAGTATCCCGAAAACCACGGATACGCCCATCTGGAGTACTACGCCCGCGACGCACAGGTCTACTACAACATCGGACTGGCCTACGAACGTGTCGGCGACCGGCGCAGCGCCCGGAAATATTTCAAGATGGCGTCGCAGGTCGAAGTCCGCGACGCGGACGGCATCTACAACTACGAAAAAGCGCTCGCGATGCGGAAAATCGACCCCAAAGCCCCGGTCGGCGGAATGCTCCGCAAGATCGTCGAGACCGGAGAGGCCGGCGTGACGGACTATGTTCAGCGCTTCTTCGAGAGCTTCGGCTACGGAGAGTATCCCGAGGATGTAAACGCACGCGCCTACTACATGCAGGGCATCGGCCACAAGGCGCTGGGCGACGAGACCCGGGCGGCGGAGTGTTTCCGCAAAGCCTTGGAACAGCGCAACGACCACCTTTGGGCCAACTATTATCTCGGAAACATCCGATGA
- a CDS encoding exo-alpha-sialidase has translation MNPRILPLLAACILTIGPAAAEEKPVRLHTLGEMNTAAAPLNSHAGAERYSVLESIHAYRQLIPAAKLKTDRTAIYPRIKRMADGRYILFMQGGQIASRIYYCTSDDLLHWSDTQVLFEPYPVTTSEGSDTRCFSTVDAAVLADGDLLAACSFRASKGYKHNVGCGIMLRRSRDNGATWSDEQVIFEGTNWEPYLLQLPDGRIQCYFTDCLPATRNSGTSVITSTDNGRTWHGHMRVCRQYKYDDKGVRIFTDQMPCFRLLNDGETLFGFLEARLEPDGPQGSSIYTMSAVRNRGFDWQPLGENSAGPADRETNLFKGCAGYVSTFPSGEIVVSCNIDRMFSLKIGDSRGRIFNGRSWDEDWYRPFEGKGFWGSLEPMDAHRVIGAMHCDEGIQIGVFYLNHRIDAPKARIRPDGDGREWRNDQALFIGSESPTETIFRACHDDKRLYLLTERLDSASTGATEIRLSVEYGGRRIGLTIAPDGSVVSPIPGIRGASRAGLTPAGVPGRATEIAVPLDALQTRPGDTLRFNATVRSGAVEDGFTAATDDPETWMRIELK, from the coding sequence ATGAATCCACGCATCCTCCCCCTGCTCGCCGCCTGCATCCTGACGATCGGTCCGGCCGCCGCCGAAGAGAAGCCGGTCCGCCTGCACACGCTCGGTGAGATGAACACGGCCGCCGCGCCGCTGAACTCCCACGCCGGAGCGGAGCGGTACAGCGTGCTCGAATCAATTCACGCATACCGGCAACTGATCCCGGCCGCGAAGCTGAAAACCGACCGGACGGCCATCTACCCCCGCATCAAGCGGATGGCCGACGGACGTTATATTCTCTTCATGCAGGGAGGGCAGATCGCCTCCCGCATCTACTACTGCACAAGCGACGACCTCCTGCACTGGAGCGACACGCAGGTCCTGTTCGAGCCCTACCCCGTCACGACCTCCGAGGGCAGCGACACGCGCTGCTTCTCGACCGTCGATGCCGCCGTACTGGCCGACGGCGACCTGCTCGCCGCCTGCTCGTTCCGCGCCTCCAAGGGTTACAAACACAACGTCGGCTGCGGAATCATGCTCCGCAGGAGCCGCGACAACGGGGCCACATGGTCCGACGAACAGGTGATCTTCGAAGGCACCAACTGGGAACCCTACCTGCTCCAACTGCCCGACGGACGCATTCAGTGCTACTTCACCGACTGCCTGCCCGCGACCCGCAATTCGGGCACCTCGGTCATCACCTCCACGGACAACGGCCGCACATGGCACGGACACATGCGCGTCTGCCGGCAGTACAAGTACGACGACAAGGGCGTGCGGATCTTCACCGACCAGATGCCCTGCTTCCGCCTGCTCAACGACGGAGAGACGCTTTTCGGATTCCTCGAAGCACGTCTCGAACCCGACGGTCCGCAGGGAAGCAGCATCTACACGATGTCGGCCGTCCGCAACCGGGGATTCGACTGGCAGCCGCTCGGCGAGAACTCGGCCGGTCCCGCCGACCGCGAAACGAACCTCTTCAAGGGGTGCGCCGGATATGTATCGACCTTCCCGTCGGGAGAGATCGTCGTTTCGTGCAACATCGACCGGATGTTCAGCCTGAAAATCGGCGACAGCCGGGGCCGCATCTTCAACGGACGGTCGTGGGACGAGGACTGGTACCGCCCCTTCGAGGGCAAAGGCTTCTGGGGCAGTCTGGAACCGATGGACGCCCACCGCGTCATCGGCGCGATGCACTGCGACGAGGGCATCCAGATCGGTGTTTTCTACCTCAACCACCGCATCGACGCCCCGAAAGCCCGCATCCGCCCGGACGGCGACGGCCGGGAGTGGCGCAACGACCAAGCTCTGTTCATCGGCAGCGAATCCCCCACCGAAACGATCTTCCGGGCCTGCCACGACGACAAACGGCTCTACCTGCTGACCGAGCGGCTCGATTCTGCGTCGACCGGAGCGACGGAGATCAGGCTCTCCGTCGAATACGGCGGGCGGCGCATCGGTCTGACCATCGCCCCCGACGGTTCGGTCGTCAGCCCGATTCCCGGCATTCGCGGCGCCAGCCGTGCGGGCCTCACCCCTGCGGGCGTTCCGGGCCGCGCCACGGAGATCGCAGTGCCTCTCGACGCATTGCAGACCCGGCCGGGCGACACGCTGCGGTTCAATGCGACGGTTCGCAGCGGAGCGGTCGAGGACGGATTCACCGCCGCAACGGACGACCCCGAAACATGGATGCGCATCGAACTGAAATAA
- a CDS encoding sulfatase — translation MKRELFYLSLAATAGLPHQPAALAGEKPKQKPNVIIVFADDLGWAELGCYGNTFNETPVLDSLARCGVRFTDAYASAPISSPSRAGLISGRYPLREGITDYIKPNSPIHLAPTRASLPEALRRNGYHTGIIGKWHLSGYKANGAPVERHPDEYGFEEVILSAEESIGSGSYFYPWHHLKSVTDAEEHEFIVDRMNREAIGFIERNSDQPFFLYLSHYAVHTMVHGQPELVDYFRSKPGCSHSAPSKNNPENDPYKKWPADYLAKPHNPHLAAQLKVIDDGVGMIVRKLDELGIADNTIVIFTSDNGGSVQVTDNGPLRGGKGTLYEGGTREPMIVWQPGRICGGRVSELPTSNYDFYPTLCQLTGTPLPEGFEPDGASIADELLGTGKCSAERPLYWYFKLQSREKGGRWCSSVRAGDWKLIEFHDTGEKELYNLREDPGETRNRIGDLPERAERLAGQLADWRREAKQAR, via the coding sequence ATGAAACGCGAACTTTTCTATCTGTCGCTGGCCGCAACAGCCGGGCTCCCCCATCAGCCTGCGGCGCTGGCCGGCGAGAAGCCGAAGCAGAAACCCAACGTCATCATCGTCTTCGCCGACGATCTGGGGTGGGCCGAACTGGGATGCTACGGCAACACGTTCAACGAAACGCCCGTGCTCGACAGTCTGGCGCGGTGCGGCGTGCGGTTCACCGACGCCTATGCCTCGGCGCCGATCTCCTCGCCGTCGCGCGCAGGACTGATTTCGGGCCGCTATCCGTTGCGCGAGGGAATCACCGACTACATCAAACCGAACTCCCCGATCCACCTCGCCCCGACCCGCGCCTCGCTCCCCGAGGCTCTGCGCCGCAACGGCTACCATACGGGCATCATCGGCAAATGGCACCTCTCGGGATACAAGGCCAACGGGGCCCCCGTCGAACGGCATCCCGACGAATACGGCTTCGAGGAGGTGATCCTTTCGGCCGAGGAGAGCATCGGCAGCGGCTCCTATTTCTATCCGTGGCACCACCTGAAGTCGGTGACCGATGCCGAAGAACACGAATTCATCGTCGACCGCATGAACCGCGAGGCGATCGGATTCATCGAGCGGAACAGCGACCAGCCTTTCTTCCTCTACCTGAGCCACTACGCCGTGCACACGATGGTACACGGGCAGCCCGAACTGGTGGATTATTTCCGCAGCAAGCCCGGATGCAGCCACAGCGCGCCCTCCAAAAACAACCCCGAAAACGATCCCTACAAGAAATGGCCTGCGGATTATCTGGCCAAACCGCACAATCCGCATCTCGCCGCCCAGCTCAAGGTGATCGACGACGGTGTCGGAATGATCGTCAGGAAACTCGACGAACTGGGAATCGCCGACAACACGATCGTGATCTTCACGAGCGACAACGGAGGTTCCGTTCAGGTGACCGACAACGGACCGCTGCGCGGCGGCAAGGGAACCCTTTACGAAGGCGGCACGCGCGAACCGATGATCGTCTGGCAGCCGGGGCGGATTTGCGGCGGACGGGTTTCGGAACTGCCGACCAGCAATTACGACTTCTATCCGACGCTCTGCCAGCTGACCGGAACACCGCTGCCCGAGGGATTCGAACCGGACGGGGCGAGCATCGCCGACGAACTGCTCGGCACCGGGAAGTGCAGCGCCGAACGCCCGCTCTACTGGTATTTCAAACTGCAAAGCAGGGAAAAGGGCGGCCGCTGGTGCAGCTCGGTGCGGGCGGGCGACTGGAAACTGATCGAATTCCACGACACGGGGGAAAAGGAGCTTTACAACCTGCGCGAAGATCCCGGAGAGACCCGCAACCGGATCGGCGACCTCCCCGAACGGGCGGAACGCCTCGCCGGACAGCTTGCCGACTGGCGCCGGGAAGCAAAACAAGCGAGGTAA
- a CDS encoding sodium-translocating pyrophosphatase, with protein sequence MNIPSIFWIVPAASIVALAFAWAFYRLMKREDEGTPRMREIAGHVRKGAMAYLRQQYKVVGIVFVVLALFFAYLAYGAGVQNGWVPFAFITGGFFSGLAGYFGMKTATYASARTANAARQSLDRGLKVAFRSGAVMGLVVVGLGLLDISFWYVILTYFVDAAGPQKLVVITTTMLTFGMGASTQALFARVGGGIYTKAADVGADLVGKVEAGIPEDDPRNPATIADNVGDNVGDVAGMGADLYESYCGSVLATAALGAAAFSSAGSEDLQMKAVMAPMLIAAVGILLSIIGIFLVRTKEGATMRELLRSLGVGVNFSSLLIAVATFGILYLLGVENWVGLSFSVITGLVAGIIIGQATEYFTSHSYKPTQKIAGSAQTGPATVIIAGIGSGMISTAVPVITIGVAIVLAYLCAIGFDVQNMMAPQNMSLGLYGIGIAAVGMLSTLGITLATDAYGPIADNAGGNAEMSGLGPEVRKRTDALDALGNTTAATGKGFAIGSAALTALALLASYVEEIRIGLMHNGVTMLEMSDGSMRFIQDASILDFMEYYRVSLMNPTVLVGMFIGAMMSFLFCGLTMNAVGRAAQSMVEEVRRQFREIKGILTGEGTPDYARCVEISTRGAQREMLFPSLLAIIVPVAVGLIFGVAGVMGLLVGGLSSGFVLAVFMANAGGAWDNAKKMVEEGHYGGKGSDCHKATVVGDTVGDPFKDTSGPSLNILIKLMSMVSIVMAGLTVAFHLF encoded by the coding sequence ATGAACATTCCTTCGATTTTCTGGATCGTACCTGCCGCGTCCATCGTCGCCTTGGCCTTCGCTTGGGCGTTTTACCGCCTGATGAAGCGCGAGGACGAGGGTACGCCGCGCATGCGTGAGATCGCCGGGCATGTGCGCAAGGGTGCCATGGCCTACCTGCGCCAGCAGTACAAGGTCGTCGGCATCGTCTTCGTCGTGCTGGCGCTGTTTTTCGCCTATCTGGCCTATGGCGCCGGGGTGCAGAACGGCTGGGTGCCCTTCGCCTTCATCACGGGCGGATTCTTCTCGGGGCTGGCCGGTTACTTCGGCATGAAGACCGCCACCTACGCTTCGGCCCGCACGGCCAACGCCGCGCGGCAGTCGCTGGACCGCGGCCTGAAGGTCGCTTTCCGCAGCGGTGCGGTGATGGGCCTCGTGGTCGTGGGCCTCGGACTGCTGGACATCTCGTTCTGGTATGTGATCCTGACCTATTTCGTCGATGCCGCGGGACCCCAGAAACTCGTGGTCATCACCACGACGATGCTGACCTTCGGCATGGGCGCCTCGACGCAGGCGCTCTTCGCCCGTGTCGGCGGCGGCATCTACACCAAGGCGGCCGATGTGGGCGCCGACTTGGTGGGCAAGGTCGAGGCGGGCATCCCCGAGGACGATCCGCGCAATCCCGCGACCATCGCCGACAACGTGGGCGACAACGTGGGCGATGTGGCCGGCATGGGCGCCGACCTCTACGAGAGTTATTGCGGTTCGGTGCTGGCCACGGCTGCGCTGGGCGCGGCGGCCTTCTCGTCGGCCGGTTCCGAGGACCTGCAGATGAAGGCTGTGATGGCCCCGATGCTGATCGCCGCGGTGGGCATCCTGCTTTCGATCATCGGTATCTTCCTCGTGCGAACGAAGGAGGGGGCCACGATGCGCGAACTGCTGCGCTCGCTGGGCGTGGGCGTCAATTTCAGCTCGCTGCTGATCGCCGTCGCCACGTTCGGCATCCTCTACCTGCTGGGCGTCGAGAACTGGGTGGGATTGTCCTTCTCGGTCATCACGGGCCTCGTGGCGGGCATCATCATCGGTCAGGCCACGGAATATTTCACCTCGCACTCCTATAAACCGACGCAGAAGATCGCCGGCAGCGCCCAGACGGGTCCCGCCACGGTCATCATCGCCGGTATCGGTTCGGGCATGATCTCCACGGCCGTTCCGGTCATCACCATCGGCGTGGCGATCGTTCTGGCTTACCTCTGTGCCATCGGTTTCGATGTGCAGAACATGATGGCTCCGCAGAACATGTCGCTGGGCCTCTACGGCATCGGCATCGCCGCCGTGGGCATGCTCTCGACGCTGGGCATCACGCTGGCAACCGACGCCTACGGTCCCATCGCCGACAATGCGGGAGGCAACGCCGAGATGAGCGGCCTCGGTCCCGAAGTCCGCAAGCGCACCGACGCCCTCGACGCGCTGGGTAACACCACGGCCGCCACGGGCAAGGGCTTTGCCATCGGTTCGGCGGCCCTGACGGCCCTCGCGCTGCTGGCTTCGTATGTCGAAGAAATACGCATCGGACTGATGCACAACGGCGTGACGATGCTCGAAATGTCCGACGGGTCGATGCGCTTCATCCAGGACGCCTCGATCCTCGATTTCATGGAATACTACCGCGTTTCGCTGATGAATCCCACGGTGTTGGTGGGTATGTTCATCGGCGCGATGATGTCGTTCCTTTTCTGCGGTCTGACGATGAACGCCGTGGGCCGCGCGGCCCAGAGCATGGTGGAGGAGGTCCGCCGTCAGTTCCGGGAGATCAAAGGCATCCTCACGGGTGAGGGAACCCCCGACTATGCCCGCTGTGTCGAGATTTCGACCCGCGGAGCGCAGCGCGAGATGCTGTTTCCGAGCCTGCTGGCCATCATCGTTCCGGTTGCTGTCGGCCTGATCTTCGGCGTGGCGGGCGTCATGGGACTGCTCGTGGGCGGCCTGAGTTCGGGATTCGTGCTGGCGGTCTTCATGGCCAACGCCGGCGGAGCGTGGGACAACGCCAAGAAGATGGTTGAAGAGGGCCACTACGGGGGCAAAGGTTCCGACTGCCACAAAGCGACGGTCGTGGGCGATACCGTGGGCGACCCCTTCAAGGACACGTCGGGTCCTTCGCTCAACATCCTCATCAAGCTGATGTCGATGGTTTCGATCGTGATGGCAGGGCTGACGGTTGCCTTCCACCTGTTCTGA
- a CDS encoding prolyl-tRNA synthetase associated domain-containing protein, whose translation MDAQTLTADERRRRVFEFLDARGIRYEWYEHPEAPTIEIARQWWRDDGSKHCKNLFFRNHKGDRHYLVCFDSEQTMAIHDLERRLRQGKLSFASEQRMERWLGLRPGSVSPFGLINDPANHVHLFLDANLRQWPSCSFHPNDNRATVVIPREEFLRYLAAVGNSYEFIELY comes from the coding sequence ATGGACGCACAAACCCTCACGGCCGACGAACGCCGCCGCCGGGTGTTCGAATTCCTCGACGCCCGCGGCATCCGCTACGAGTGGTACGAACACCCCGAAGCTCCGACCATCGAGATCGCCCGCCAATGGTGGCGCGATGACGGGTCGAAGCACTGCAAGAACCTCTTTTTCCGCAACCACAAGGGCGACCGCCACTACCTCGTCTGCTTCGATTCGGAGCAGACGATGGCCATTCACGACCTCGAACGCCGTCTGCGGCAGGGCAAACTGTCGTTCGCTTCGGAACAGCGCATGGAGCGCTGGCTGGGACTGCGCCCCGGCTCGGTGTCGCCTTTCGGGTTGATCAACGACCCTGCGAACCACGTCCACCTGTTCCTCGACGCCAACCTGCGGCAATGGCCCTCCTGCTCGTTCCACCCCAACGACAACCGCGCCACGGTAGTCATCCCGCGTGAGGAGTTCCTGCGGTATCTCGCCGCCGTCGGCAACTCCTACGAGTTTATCGAGTTGTACTGA
- a CDS encoding NAD(P)-dependent oxidoreductase yields the protein MQPNIVFLDEYSLGGADLDAIRALGNYTGYKTTAREEVVGRCREADVVITNKVVFRRETLRQLPRLRLICVAATGMNHIDLDAAAEQGVAVKNAVGYSTHAVTETTIGAAIGLLRQVVYYDRYVKTAYAGSPLQYHFGRTTHQLHGAKWGIVGLGNIGRNVARVAEALGCEVAYTSTSGVVREEPYPSLPLDELLRQSDVVSIHAPLTDRTRGLIGARELALMKPSAILVNVARGGIVDEAALAAALDAGKLAGAGLDVFAHEPLEPGNPLLSIREPDRLLLSPHNAWSPVEAIEVLVECIARNIREFYKIG from the coding sequence ATGCAACCGAACATCGTATTTCTGGACGAATACAGCCTCGGAGGTGCCGACCTCGACGCCATCCGTGCGCTGGGCAACTACACGGGTTACAAAACGACCGCCCGCGAAGAGGTCGTCGGCCGCTGCCGCGAAGCCGACGTGGTGATTACCAACAAGGTGGTTTTCCGCCGCGAGACCCTCCGACAGCTTCCCCGCCTGCGGCTGATCTGCGTGGCCGCGACGGGTATGAACCACATCGACCTCGACGCGGCGGCGGAACAGGGCGTCGCCGTGAAGAACGCCGTGGGATACTCGACCCACGCCGTGACCGAGACCACCATCGGCGCGGCCATCGGGCTGCTGCGGCAGGTGGTCTACTACGACCGCTATGTCAAGACCGCCTACGCCGGGTCGCCCCTGCAATACCATTTCGGCCGCACGACCCACCAGCTCCACGGGGCGAAATGGGGTATCGTCGGGCTGGGTAACATCGGCCGAAACGTGGCCCGCGTCGCCGAGGCGCTGGGATGCGAGGTCGCCTACACCTCCACTTCGGGCGTCGTGCGCGAGGAGCCTTACCCCTCGCTGCCGCTCGACGAACTGCTCCGGCAGTCCGACGTGGTGTCGATCCACGCCCCGCTGACCGACCGCACGCGCGGACTGATCGGCGCACGCGAACTGGCCCTGATGAAACCCTCGGCCATCCTCGTCAACGTCGCCCGGGGCGGCATCGTCGACGAAGCGGCGCTGGCCGCAGCGCTCGATGCCGGGAAACTGGCCGGAGCCGGTCTCGACGTCTTCGCCCACGAACCCCTCGAACCCGGCAACCCGCTGCTCTCGATCCGGGAACCGGACCGGCTGCTGCTCTCGCCCCACAACGCATGGTCGCCCGTGGAGGCGATCGAAGTGTTGGTGGAGTGCATCGCACGAAACATCCGGGAATTTTACAAGATAGGCTGA
- a CDS encoding tRNA threonylcarbamoyladenosine dehydratase, which translates to MDNWLERTELLLGAEKLAQLKAAHVLVVGLGGVGAYAAEMIARAGVGRMTVADADVVNTTNINRQLVALHSTVGRPKAEVLAGRLRDINPGIELTVVAKYIRDEETYTLLDAARYDYVVDAIDTLSPKLALIAASLERGLPLVSSMGAGAKTDPTKLEIADISKTHHCPLAHMLRKRLHKIGIRRGFRAVFSPEPMREGAMILCEEQNKKSNVGTISYIPALFGIGCASVVIRGLIGELEG; encoded by the coding sequence ATGGATAACTGGCTGGAAAGAACCGAATTACTGTTAGGCGCGGAAAAACTCGCGCAATTGAAGGCAGCCCACGTGCTCGTGGTCGGGCTGGGCGGCGTGGGAGCCTATGCCGCGGAGATGATCGCCCGGGCAGGCGTGGGACGCATGACCGTCGCCGACGCCGATGTGGTGAACACGACGAACATCAACCGTCAGCTGGTGGCCCTGCATTCGACCGTCGGACGCCCGAAGGCCGAGGTGCTGGCCGGACGCCTGCGCGACATCAACCCCGGAATCGAACTCACGGTAGTCGCCAAATATATCAGGGACGAGGAGACCTACACGCTGCTCGATGCCGCGCGTTACGACTATGTGGTGGACGCCATCGACACCCTCTCGCCCAAGCTGGCGCTGATCGCCGCCTCGCTGGAACGGGGCCTGCCGCTCGTCAGTTCGATGGGCGCCGGGGCCAAGACCGACCCCACGAAACTCGAAATCGCCGACATCTCGAAGACCCACCACTGCCCGCTGGCCCACATGCTGCGCAAGCGGCTCCACAAGATCGGCATACGCCGGGGGTTTCGGGCCGTTTTCTCGCCTGAGCCGATGCGCGAGGGGGCGATGATCCTCTGCGAGGAGCAGAACAAGAAGTCGAACGTCGGGACCATCTCCTACATCCCGGCGCTGTTCGGCATCGGATGCGCCTCGGTGGTCATCCGCGGACTGATCGGCGAGTTGGAGGGCTGA